The Populus alba chromosome 6, ASM523922v2, whole genome shotgun sequence genomic interval gtatatatgttgattaattCAGGAGTGAATCTAACAGTTACTGTGAGTTAGCTGTAGGTCATTATTCTTAAGCTCTATGAGTTcatctatcaaaaaaaaaaaaaaaaaattcaggataTTTTTTTGTGGTAAGTCTGTTCTGTATAGGATGGGGTTAGTGATGACCAGTTTCCTAGTATAATTGTCTGAAGAAAGATAATTTTGTGCCCTGTTTTTGTTTGTATGATTTTACATTATTAGGTGTCAGCTAGGGCATTATCCCCTGGGTATACTTGCAAAATTATGATGTGAATAATGCTCCTGTATTCCTTTTGTGTATATCAATTGAGCATTTGAAGGTAACTGGCTTGACAAAGAGAGTGGATTACCATAGAAGTAACTAATAATTCAGACGACATGCTAAGAATGTGGAAGggtataaagtataattttctGGTGTTACTTCAGCACTTTTGAGAATGATTCAGGAGGTTACTTTTATATGGTTTCTGTAGCAAGGATCTATTTGAAGATAGGAGTATAACTTTTTGTGGTTTTAAGTGAGCAGTGACATAAAATAGGAGGTTGTTAGTAAGTTTGTTTTGCAGTTCAATTGAGCATTTGAGTTTGCTGTATGTAAAACTTCGACCGCTGAGAGTTCAATGGTGGATTGGAGGAGTTATCAAGATATCATTTTGGTCCTTTCTCTATGTCTTAAATGTTTCATGGAAGAAGATTAATAGACCTTCCAATAATGCCATGCTCCATTCATTCAGGATTAAAGAATAGTCTTGAAATCTTTTCTTAATTGGCAATGGCCAGTTGGTGGTGTGAAAGCAGTGATTGACTTCTTTCTTGAACTGTTCCTTTAACATCAGCAAAAAAATGGATGATTCCTTTTCTGGTGGTTTATATGTTCTGGAACTTAGTTCACTGTTTTGCGACAAACGATAGGCTTATAACCATCATTCGTCATGCAACTTTCCAAACAATAGTGCTAAAAAAATCTAAGCTTTGTCAACAACTTCCtacaattatttgttaatttgaaattaatatggTAAGATTTTAAGATTTTCCCAGATGTAGCAATGGTAGCAATGTGATTTAAAGATAACAAAGCATGAAATTCCTTAATGCCTGGTCCCACTTTCTCCATTTCAGCTTTTACTGCTTCACTCgtttcttcagttttttttccttttcaatgcCTAGCAACTCAACTGTTACCCTGTTACCTCAGCATGGGCATTTATGTTGATTAGCTGAAAAGACCTTGTTGGGAGCTGCTTCTGTTTTTATTGTAGGTGCTGAGATCTTTTTTGAAAGAATGGTTGGATTCTTCATAGCATGCTCTTGGCAATCATTCTTTAGCAGTGGATGTAAGCTACATAATTGTACAAGTATAAATATTCAAGAGTGTTTATGTTCTGCTTTTTTTACTTGTGACATAAGGACGCAAATTCTATTTGATTACTCTTGCATGtgaatattttttcatctattGTTGTGTTGTCTGAATTCAAACTTAACCAGGCATACCTGATTGGTTTAATTTGGCTGTTAATGTTATCATGTTGACCAGATGTCTGAGTCTTATTCATGAGTAACTCTACTGAAAACTGAAGTTACTATTAGGTCAAAAGGAGTGAACAATTTCAACTCCGTAGCTCTATTTATGTCTCCACAATTGACCAGTTTGAGTTAATACGAGTCAATTGACCTGTGCTATTGATCCAggggcaaaataaaaaataaaaaaaaatagagatttcCAGGAATAAGGGTCCAATCGCTAAATGTTAGAACTTCAGGAGAGTCGAAAACAGCACCGTTTTGAAAATCATTGTTCATCACCTCCTCCTTCATCCTACTGATTCAGCAggaagggcaaaaaaaaaaaaaaaaaactgcagcaAAACCTGTCGTGGGCCACGTCTCCTACCTATCAGCTGCCCACTATCCCTCTCGCCCACACGATGCATTTTCAAATAGGTCGTTACGAATAGTCCTGCAATGGCAGGACTGTTAGTCACCAGTTTTTCCTCAAACAGGAAGGAACATCCCTCATCATCTAGAGGCTCGAATAGAGGGGCTTTATAAAAGCAAGAGAAAGGACACACAGAACGAGCAgacagaaagaaaaacaaagaaggcgAACATAAacgaagagagaagaagaggtgGAGGTGAAAACACGAAAAGCTAGAGAGACTTTTGGCAAGGGAATTCCTATTTCTTTTCCTCAGACGAGATTGCAGACCCAGCCAAatcaaacacacaaacaaaGGATCAAAAGGAGAGACAAATAGAAAACGAATGAAaacagaaataacaaaaaaagagaagaagaacaagaacggagagagagagaacccagagaacaaaaaaaaaggcaagagACAGATAGGAAACGAAGAGGGAGAAAAGGACATTGTCTGGACAGAGCTACGtgatcatcaccatcatcttcgtcttcaCCCCCAACTTGCATCAGGTAAGCTCATGTTTTCCCTCGCCTTCTCATTCATTCTTGCAAGCATGCGTGAATACTTTCAATGAAACAAAAAGTAGTTAATCGCGCAAGACACTCCAATCTGGCAAGCCAGATTAAGAacgatattatttaaaaaaaaatattacaacacgtcttattaatattaatataattttacaaaataagttATCACACTACTTCGAAACATCGCCTCATACAATGAAAATGCTCTGAAACTTGGATAGCTAATAAATAGTACAAACCTTGCACTTATTCTAGATATAAATCCAAATTCAGTAAACATAACGGAAGAGGCTAATTAAGACGGATAATTAAACTAGACACCAACCACCAATATTGTTAGTACAACAAGAAAGAACAAAGATGAACTAGACTGGCAGCAACAATGGTGATGGTGGATAGAACTGCAGATATTGGAGGAGAGCTTGAGCTTCCATTTCCAACAACAATGGTAACCTTCTGACCCAATTCACAGTGTGATCCAATGGTGCAAATATAGTAAAATGTTCCATTTGCTGTTAAATTAAAGGTTACAGGACTGGTGATGTTAGGTGTTCCATTTGTTTTAACACAGGCATCGTAGTCGGTCTTTGTGGTTACCTTCAAGACATCATGTGTGCCTGTCCAGTTGAATTCTGAGGCgttgaaaaagaaagagttaGAACTTAATTTGCTACTAAGCAAATATCAAAAGTTATATATACTGATTAATTGCAATAAGTTGACTTAATTTGtaactttgattaattttttgaaatattaattgcGTGACCAAAGTCAAACATGAAAGGGCATGCcaagagattttattttatttttatttttttccaacaatAGATTATGTATTAATCTTTCAATTTCTCTACATCTTTGATTCGTACTATATGATATTCCATAATTTCAAAGGACGGGTCATGGCCCGGAATTCagctaaaaaaatgatattttgtcTCCCTTCAAGTTTATGGTATAAGAATAAACGAGTGTCACAAGGGAAGATAGAAGAGGTGGCTAGGGACGAATTCAAATTTAGTAAAGTGGAAGGGTCAGAGagtataatttcaattttgaaagaatCATTTTGCAAGTTATTTacgaaattttaatttttacaagttCTAGggaggattttaattttttttcaacttttcagaGGGCCAGGACCACCCGGACCACCTTTTCAATCTGTCCCTTCAGGTGGTCCTGATgaactagaaaaaaagaaaaaaagtatggGAGTTATCTAATTCTAAGAATGGAGAGAAAATTCTCCAGCACTGATGTTCGGTAGacaatttcttctctctttttccttCTGAAAAAGCACAAAGCTTATCTTTGATTCCACTTTTACACAATTTACAACAGACATAGAGCAcgcaaaataaatattttgttataattaagcCAATTAATGACTTAATTTACTAGCATCAACTTGGAAACCcagttgaagaagagaaacaaaaggtAAGTTGCATATAGTATGAAGGCGCATATAATAGAGCATAGAAAATATGCaagattaattcaataatttttccaTCCATACATTTCTGAATACTCTATATGTTTCATAATCATCGATGAGCTATCACCGTTTCCGTAGCTAGTTAATGAGGACATGACATGATTAATCAAGCTCgataaaaactaattatgttGAACTAGTTCCTAGATAAACAAACTaatccaaagaaaaattaagagaatcaTGTGTATGCTTACCTAATGAATCTCCAACCTCAAATTTCTGATCACCAGCCCAGCTCTCATAGTAAGATTTATTTTGAGGAATGCTCCAACCAACAGCATCTccaactttgtaattttttcctgAGGTTGCTCCCTCTAGTAAAGCCACAGCAATGATCAAGAACACGATCCTGTCCATCCTAATAGCCATTATTCTGTGTTCAACAGATCGACCCTGGAGGCAAAAGCAGACAGTGCTCTCTCTTCTTTATGTGGAGGGGGAGATAACTATATGCTATATGTGACAGTTAGGGATTGATAATAAGATGACAATCAGGCAAAGGCTTGTCCACCACACACAG includes:
- the LOC118032572 gene encoding umecyanin; its protein translation is MAIRMDRIVFLIIAVALLEGATSGKNYKVGDAVGWSIPQNKSYYESWAGDQKFEVGDSLEFNWTGTHDVLKVTTKTDYDACVKTNGTPNITSPVTFNLTANGTFYYICTIGSHCELGQKVTIVVGNGSSSSPPISAVLSTITIVAASLVHLCSFLLY